In the genome of Sinorhizobium chiapasense, the window CGCCGCTGCATCCCGCTCTAATCTTTAAAATCGATCACGGCCGAACGGAGTCGACCTCAGGAAATGAGGCCGAGACGGAAGGCGATGGCAACGACGTGATGGCGGTTCTTCGCCTTGAGCTTTTCCTGGATACCGTTCATGTACCAATCGACCGTGTGGCTCGATATGTCGAGGACCTTGCCGATATCGTTCGACGTCATGCCGTCGGCAAGATAGTTCAGCGCTTCCATTTCGCGCCGCGTCATCTGGACTTCGACGCGCGAGACGAGTTCGGCCATGATCTCGGGATCGGTGAACTCCAATAGCTTCCAGAAGAGCCTTTTGGCGATGGCGTCGAAAAGGCTCAATTCGACGGGGCTGAGATCGACCACCCGACCGCCGACCGTGAGGTTGCCCATCAGCCCGCGCCGGCCGTGCACCGGGAAAATATAGCCGTCGAAGAGGCCGTGATTGCGCGCCTCGACCATCATGCTTTCCATGCGCTTGCGGTGCGGGTCCGAGCGGAAGGCGGCGAGCGTGTCGCGCCAGCGGAAACCGCGCTGGGCATGGCCGAGATAACGGATCGTCGGATCGATGACGACATATTTCTTGCGGATGTAGATTTGCGGCCACCCGTCCGGCCAACGGCCGGCAAGCAGCAGCCTCAGCGGATTCTCGTTGGGCTTCGGTTGGCGCACGACGCCATAGAAGTCGAAGCCGCAACGATCGAGCAGCCGTTCGAACTCGGGCAGAATCTCCTCGCGCGTCTTCATCTCCTCCAGGAGCGCCAGAAACTGTACGAGCAACGTGATATTCATGGAACACCTTCAGGTCGAGAATGCGACGGACGCAGCGCTTGAGAACCTCACATGAACGCCCCGTTCAGAAGCCATTCATGTTGCAACCGCGATAATTCTTCTTATCACGCCCGGTCTTGCACGAAACCTGCAAAATATCGGAGTGGAGGCATAAAGATAGCGGACTATGGATTATCCCGCCAATCCTCCCTTGGCACCGGATCTTCCCGCAGTCGGCAGAGTTTAGCCTCCACGTTTTCGGCAGGGACTTCACAAGGCCGCCCAGTAGGGCTTTGACGGCCGGCACAGTGGCGAAGTTCCGCCACCCCGGGACCGTCAGAGGCGCAACGCACTGCCGCATCGAAACATTGCTGCGGCGCAACATCCGATGCCCAGAAGGGGTGAGACAGTGTCTTTGTTCCAGGTGTATGCAAGAGCCCTTCAGTATCTTGCCGTTCACAAATTCCGCGTCGGGGCGATCGTGATCGCCAACATCGTTCTTGCCGTCATCACGATTGCCGAGCCGATCCTCTTTGGCCGCATCATCGATGCGATTTCGTCGCAAAAGGACGTCGCGCCGATGCTGCTCATGTGGGCGGGCTTCGGCGTCTTCAACACCGTCGCCTTTGTCCTCGTCTCCCGTGAAGCCGACCGGCTTGCGCATGGCCGCCGCGCAACGCTTCTGACCGAAGCCTTCGGCCGGATTGTCTCCATGCCGCTCTCCTGGCACAGCCAGCGCGGCACCTCCAACGCGCTGCACACGCTGCTGCGCGCCTGCGAAACCCTCTTCGGCCTCTGGCTCGAATTCATGCGCCAGCACCTCGCGACGGGCGTGGCGCTTACCCTCTTGGTGCCTACTGCCTTCGCCATGGATTTTCGCCTCTCGCTCGTCCTCGTCGTCCTCGGCGCGGCCTACGTGGCGATCAGCAAGGTCGTGATGAACCGTACCAAAGACGGCCAGGCCTCCGTTGAAAACCACTACCATACGGTTTTCTCGCACGTCTCCGACGCCATCAGCAACGTTTCCGTGGTGCATAGCTACAACCGCATCGAGGCCGAAACGCGCGAACTGAAGAAGTTCACCGAGCGGCTGATTTCTGCCCAGTATCCGGTGCTCGACTGGTGGGCGCTCGCCAGCGCGCTCAACCGCATGGCTTCGACCATCTCGATGATGGCGATCCTCATTATCGGCACCATTCTCGTGCAGCGCGGTGAACTCGGCGTCGGCGAGGTCGTTGCCTTCATTGGTTTTGCCAACCTGCTCATCGGTCGCCTCGACCAGATGAAGGCCTTCGTCACGCAGATCTTCGAGGCACGCGCCAAGCTCGAGGACTTCTACCAGCTCGAGGACTCGGTGCGCGAACGCGAGGAGCCGGCCGGCGCCAAGGAACTGACGGGCGTCGTCGGCGAGGTGGAATTCCGCGACGTCTCCTTCGACTTCGGGAACTCCGGCCAGGGCGTGCGCGACGTCTCCTTCACGGCGAAGGCCGGCCAGACGGTGGCCATCGTCGGCCCGACCGGCGCCGGCAAGACGACGCTCGTCAACCTCCTGCAGCGCGTCCATGATCCGAAGCACGGCCAGATCCTGATCGATGGCGTCGATGTCTCGACCGTCACCCGCAAGTCGCTGCGCCGGTCGATCGCCACCGTCTTCCAGGATGCGGGCCTCATGAACCGCTCGATCGGCGACAACATCCGCCTTGGCCGCGAGGACGCCTCGCTCGACGAGGTGATGGCCGCCGCCGAAGCCGCCGCCGCGTGCGGCTTCATCGAGGGCCGCCTCAACGGCTACGACACGCTCGTCGGCGAGCGCGGCAACCGCCTCTCGGGTGGCGAACGCCAGCGCGTCGCGATCGCCCGTGCGATCCTCAAGAACGCGCCGATCCTCGTACTCGACGAAGCGACGAGCGCGCTCGACGTCGAGACCGAGGCGCGCGTGAAGGACGCGATCGATGCGCTGCGCAAGGACCGCACGACCTTCATCATCGCCCACCGCCTGTCGACGGTGCGCGAGGCCGACCTGGTGATCTTCATGGACCAGGGCCGGATCGTCGAAATGGGCGGCTTCAACGAGCTCAGCCAGAGCAACGGCCGCTTCGCCGCGCTGCTGCGCGCAAGCGGGATCCTCACGGACGAGGATGTCCGCAAGAGCCTCACGGCGGCTTGACGCTTACAGGCCTCGACGAGATAAATGCCCCGGAGTTTTCCGGGGCATTTTTCATTGGATCGAGGGAAGGGACTGAAGCTCCGCCTTGGTTGTCCAGGAGCGCCCGCACGAAGCCCTCGGCCAGCGACCGCCCGCCGACGTCTATCGGTCCGCGGCCACACGCCCGATGCCGAAGCGTCTCGACGATCCCTGGTATGATGCCGATCATCAGGTTCGGCGCGTGCGCGACTGCGGCGAGATCAAGTGGAAGGGACGCCGCCTCTTCGTCAGCGAAGTCTTTGCCGGCGAACTCGTCGGGCTGGCCGAGCTGGAAAACGGCGACCACGTCGTGCGCTTCGGCACTTTGGATCTCGGGCTGGTCGACCGCGGCGGCGTGTTTCATCGCTTCGCACCGCCGCGTTCGCCCCGCCAAGCGACAAAACACATGCAACAACCGAAACTGTCGACTATCCTCCCGGTCTGAAACGTCGACCATCACCCCGGTCGTTCAGTCACCCTCACGCAGCCCTGAGCGGCTTCGCCACCGCCACGTCCTTCAGCCAGTCGAGGTAATAGGCATAGACGAAATGCAAGGCGATGCCGGCGACGACGAAGAGCGAGCCGATGATCGGGTCGCGGCCGGTGACGAAGAGAAGCACCTGGCCCGCCATCGCAAGGATTGTCCCGAAGATGAAAACCGCCAGCGAATGGCGCCCGATCATCACCAGTGGATGATTGTTCTCAAGCCTGGTCAACCGGCTGATGACAGGGGTGATCGCCAGCAGATAGGCGAGCGCCAGCACATGCAGGAGCCGCGTCAGCGACAGGAACGTCTTGTCGAAGCCGGTCAGCACCGCCGGTAGTCCGAAGGAGAAGTCGATACTCCACCAGGAGAACATGACCCAGAAGGCGGAGACGGTGAGATAGGCGGCGGAAACCCCGATCAGCAGCCAGTGCCGTGGCAGGCGCCCCCCGGCCCGTATGTGGCTCATGCACAGGATGCCGATGACGAAAAGGAACTGCCAGGACCAGGGATTGAGGAACCAGTAGCCCTCGTCGAGGAAGTTCGACGGCACCAGCTTGAACCAGCCGGCGGCGAGCCATAGCGCGGCCGACAGTGCGAGGAGCACCCAGCGCCCCACCGCCCTCAGCCACAGGATGCCCGGCAGCATCAGGAACAGCGCCGCATAGAGGGACAGGATGTTGTTGTAACCGAGCTGATGCCCAAGCAGGACCATCGCGACGATGCCCTGCTCCGTCTGCTCGACGAACGGCCGGATGTTGATTTCACCGATCAGGTCCTGACGGCCGAAATAAAGAGCGCCGCCCGCAAAAATCGCCAGCGTGACGACGCTCGTCATGATATGCGCGACATAGAGCGTCAGCGCGCGCCGCCACATCTTCAAGGTCAATGCCAGCCTTGCGCCCGTCATGAATTTTCCGCCATAGGCGGCGCCGACCGACAGGCCGGAAATCAGCACGAAGGCCTCAGCGGAGTCCGAGAAGCCTGCGTTCTTGTGGGTGAGATATTCGAGATATTGGCCTGGGACGTGGTTGATGAAAATCGTCAGCAGGCAGAGCGCGCGGAAGACGTCGAGGCGTGTGTCGCGCTCGGTAAAAGCCGGCACAGGACGAGGAACGCTGATCCTGGGCTGGTTGGAGCCGGGGTCGTTGTGACCCGGGTCGGCAGCCTTGATCGCGTCCTTGCCAAATGTCGTTTGCAGCATGCGGTCTGGTATCCGGGATTTGGCGCCCCGCCCCACCCCTGTTGGAAACAGGATGCCGAAGACGCGCTCCGGCGATCTCCGGGACGACTTCAGCACCGTCGATGAAGCGCGATCCGACTACTGCATGTTTCCTTAAATCGTAGCCGATTTAAGGAAAAACCACGTAGCAATTCAAAGCACTACAGCGTCTCCGCGCGTCTGATAAGACGCTGGGCGCCGTAGTGGATCGCGGCCGAAACCGAGCGGCAAAAAACCGGCCTTGCCCGTCTGGTACAAAGCCGGTTTCCTCCCATGCTCAATTCCGGCGGTTACAGCAAAATCCCTTCATGCGCGTTTTTTGTGACACTATTATTTACGCTGACGATCGGTTCACCAGTTTTTGAATCGCGCCCCACGGAAATCCGGTGCGTTGCGCCATTCACCCGGACCTCGGCGGAGTAGCCTGCCCAGTCCGCCGGCAGCACGGGCCGAATCACCAGCTTCTTACCCTTCAGGCGAATGCCGAGAATGCCCTCGACGCCCGCGCGATAGAGCCAGCCGGCCGAGCCTGTGTACCAAGTCCAGCCGCCACGCCCCGCGAGCTCGCCCTCGCCGTAAACATCGGCGGCGACGACGTAGGGTTCCACCCTGTAGTGCTCGGCATCGTCGCGGCTGAGCGCATGCGATACGGGGTTGAGCATCTGGAAGGTCCGCCACGCCTCTTCCGCCCGCCCCTGAGCAGCAAAAGCGAGCACGACCCAGGTCGCCGCATGTGTATATTGCCCGCCGTTTTCGCGCACGCCCGGCGGATAGGCCTTGATGTAGCCCGGGTCCTGCTGCGTCTTTTCGAGCGGCGGCGTGAAGAGCCGCACGATCCGTTTTTCCGGATCGACCAGTTCCGCCATCACCGCGTCCATGGCAAGCCTGGAGCGTTCCGCCTCGCCTTCGCCGGAGAGCGCACTCCACGACTGGGCGATGGAATCGATGCGGCATTCGACGTTTTCGGCGGATCCAAGCGGCGTGCCGTCGTCGTAGTAGCCGCGGCGATAGTAGTCGTCGTCCCAACCCGCCCCGTCGAGCGCTGCTTTCAGCATCTCGAGATGCGTCTCCCAAAGCGTGGCGCGCGAACCATCCTTCCGCTCGCGGGCATGCGGCAGGAAGGCACGCAGCGCACCGGCCAGGAACCAGCCGAGCCAGACGCTCGTGCCCTCCCCGGCAATACCGACCCGGTTCATGCCATCGTTCCAGTCGCCGCCGAGAATGAGCGGCAGACCGTTCGCCCCTGTCCGCTTGATCGCGAGATCGAGCGCGCGGGCGCAATGCTCGTAGATATCGGCCGTCTCGTCCGCACTCTCGGGCTGGAAGAAGTTGTCATGCTGGCCCTCTTCGAGGGAGGGTCCGACAATGAACGGCACCTTCTCGCCGAGGATGTCCGTGCTGCCGGTGACCGCGCAGTAATGCGCCACCGCGTGGGCGAGCCAGACGACATCGTCGGAGATCATCGTGCGGACGCCGGCACCGGTGCCGGGCAGCCACCAGTGCTGCACGTCGCCCTCGACGAACTGCCGCGCGGCCGCGTTGAGGATCTGCGCGCGCGCAAGCTCCGGCCGGTGCACGAGGAAGGCAAGCGTATCCTGCAACTGGTCCCGGAAACCGTAGGCCCCGCTTGCCTGATAGAACGCGGAGCGTGCCATGATCCGGCAGCCCAGACTCTGGTAGGGCAGCCAATGGTTGACCATGTGGTTGAAGGATCTGTCGGGCGTCTCAACCTTCACGACACCGGTGAACTCGCTCCAGAATGCCTTCGCCGCCTTGAGCGTCGTGTCGAAGGCCGTCCCCCGCAATTCGGTGAGGATCGACTGCATCTGGTCGCCGTTATCGGCATCGCCGAGGAAGAAGGTGATCTGCCGCTCCGCACCCGGCTCGATGACGAGATCGGACGAAAGGGCCGCGCAAACATCGCCATCGGTCTCCGTGAAACCGGTCAATTGAGCACCGGCGATGACCGCTTGCGGCGCCAGGATGCTGCCGGCCTGGCCCAGGAATTCCCTCCGGCTCGCCGTATAGGAACCGACCTGCGCGTCGATCGCGAGGAACGCCGAACGGCCGGCATAGTCGAGGCTGTATGGGTTGGTCGCGACGAGCGCCTTGGCGCCGTCATGCCATTCGGGCAGGACAAAAGGAGCCATCCGGCCGCGAATATTGCCGAGGACCCATTCGGCATAGCCGTAGATCCGCAACTGCCGCGCGGAGGCACCGCGGTTGCGGATCGAGAGCCGCACGAGCCGCGTCGGCAGGTTCCTGTGCACAGTGTGGACCGCCTCGATTTCGAGCTCTTCCTGGGTGCTTGCAAAGCGCGAATAGCCGAGCCCGTGACGGGCTTCGAACACGACCGACTTGCGCCGAGAAAGCGCGGCATAAGGCGTCAGCACCGAGCCGCTCGCCATATCGCGAACGAAGATCGCTTCGCCCGGCCGATTGACCACCGCATCGTTGGTCCACGGCGTCAGCTGGTAGTCACGCGAATTGCGGCTCCAGGAGAACGCCGAGCCCTCGGCAGAAACATGGAAGCCGAAGTGCTCGTTGGAAATGACGTTGATCCACGGATGCGGTGTCGCTTCGCCGCCGCGCAGCCGAACGACATATTCACGCCCTTCATCCGCGAAGCCGCCAAAGCCGTTCCAGAATTCCAGGCCGTCGCCGCTGATTTCCGCTGCAGCAGTCTCGCCCGCCTCCTGGATCACCGGCAGCAGCATCTGAGTGCTCTCGGTGATTTTCGCGGCAGGCTTCGAATAAAGCGCCGTGGCACGCGCGATCTGGTCGGAGATCGTGCCGTTGCGGGCGTGGAAGACAGCGCGCGAGGCCGATAGCAGCGTCGACCAGGTCTCGGGCTCCATCAAATCGCGACGCACCGCGAAGATATGCTGCCGCGGGCCGTCGGAAAGCCCACGCAGCCGCAGGTTCTCGCACATCGAATCGAGCGTGTGCTGCAGATCCTGGGCATAGGAGGACGCCCGCTCGTTGATGACGACGAGATCCGCGGTGATGCCGCGCGCTCTCAGATATTCCTGCGCACGCAGCGCCTCGCGCGCGATGCCGAGATCGCCGTCGTCGTTGATCCTCAGGCAGAAGATCGGAAAATCGCCCGAGATCGCCAGCGGCCACAGCGCGGCCTGCGAGGCGAGCCCCGACTTGACCGTCGCCGTATCGGCGCGAAGGTGCATGTCGGGATAGACAAGGTAGCGACCGAGCATCTGGAAGGTTGCCGCCTCCTGCGACGTCACCCCGACATGGCGCATCTGCACCTGGCTGCGCGTCCAGGCATGGATCAGTTCGTGATTGAAGGTTTCCGGGTGCCGATAGCGATCGATCGCACGATCGACTGTTTCGCGGTTCGGTGCGGCGATCGTCCAGAAGATGACACTCACCTTCTTGCCTGCCGGAACGCGCACGACGCGGCGAAGCGACATCACCGGATCGAGCGTAAACCCGTCGGTGCCCGAAAGCGTGACACCTGGGTCGAAGGCGGCAGCCTCCGAAAGCGTGCGCCCCTGGCCGATGAAGCGGCGGCGGTCGGTTTCCGCCTGGGTGTGGCGATCGCTGCCGGCATTGTCCGTGATGAGGTGCGCGACTTCCATGTCGGCATCACCAGGGCTGCGCTTGTTGCGCGAGACGCGGATGACGTCGCCCTGGCGGCTGATCTCGGTACGCAGGAACATCTTGGAGAAGGCGAGATGCGCGCTGTCGGCATCGTCCGTCGCAAGCACCGGCTCCGCGTAGGACGTGACTTCGATGAAGCGGTCCTCCGTGCCCGTATTGAGCAGGATGACCCGGCGGCCCTCCGCGTCGTGTTCGGTCGCGACGATGCATTCGACTTCGCTGGTCAGGTCACCGACGACCTTGACGAATTCCGCCTTGTCGTCGCCGAAACGGGTCATGGTCTTTTCGCCGGCCGCACGGCGCGGTTCGGCGGTGGCCGACCACCAGTCGCCCGTCACGGTGTCGCGCAGGAAGATGAACGTGCCCGTCCTGTCTTCGACCGGGTCCGGCTTCCAGCGTGTGACCGACTGGCCGTTCCAGCGCGCATAGCCGGCGCCGGTCGCGGTCAGCATGATCGAATAATGCCCGTTCGACAGGAAGACCGTTTCGCGGTCCTGCGTGACCGGATCCTCGATAACGCGGACTTCTGGTCTGAGGAGATCGGCCTGGCCCTTGCCGAGCGATTCCGGCTCGCGCCTGGCGTTCATCACCGGAATGTCGCGCGGTGCCTTCTCCTGCAGCAGCAGTTCCGCCGCTTCGATCACAGGATCGGCATGGAACCACTCGCGCAGGCGCCCGTTGAAAACGACGTTCGCAACCGCCGCGACCGACATGCCGTGATGGTGCGCATAGTAGTTGCGCACAACGGCGCATTTCTGCCCTTCGGGAATACGCGTCGGCGTGAAATCGACGGCGTCATGGAAGCCGTAGGCGCCGAGAGCACCGACCTCCCTGAGCCGCGCCAGATTGGCGAGCGCAGACTTCGGATCGTACATGCAGGCGAGGATCGACGCGTAGGGCGCAATCACCGCGTTCTGGCCGAGGCCGCGCTTCAGCCCGAGAGTCGGCACGCCGAAATTCGTGTACTGATAGGTCAACTCGTGATCGCGCGCGTTGAAGGCGGCTTCCGAGATGCCCCACGGGGTCCCGAGGCGACGGCCGTGGTTGATCTGCTCCTGCACCACCAGATTGTTCGTCTGGTTGAGAATGCCGCCCTGCCGCTCCTGCATGACCAGCGGCGGCATCAGATATTCGAACATGGAGCCGGACCAGGAGACGAGCGCGCCGCGCGCGCCGATCGGTACGATCGGGCGCCCGAGCTTGTACCAGTGCTCCGTAGGCAGATCGCCCTTGGCGATCGCAAAAAGGCTCGTCAGCCGCGCTTCGGAAGCAAGCAGATCGTAGCAGGCCTCGTCGAGCTCGTTGGCATTGACACGGTAGCCGATGGAAAGCAACCGCCGCTCCGGCCGGAACAGGAAGCCGAAATCCATCGAGAAGGCGATGTCGCGTGCGCGCTCCTTGAGCACCAGCAGCCGCTGGCGCAGTGCCTCGATCGCGCCGAGGTCGAAGACGCCGTCGGCGATATGCGCCTCGCAGGTGGAGACGAGCGAACCCGCCCATTTCTCCACCTCGGCGCTCTGGGCGGTGCGTACCTCGTGATCGAGGTTGGCAGCAAGCTTGTGCATGTCGCGCGCAAGCACTGCCAGGTTGATCACGCGGATCGACGCGAATTCACGCTCGCGCTTGACGGCGGCAAGCGCGTTCTGGAAGCCGGCGATGCGCTCTTCGATCAGGTGGCGCAACGGCCGGACGGTCTTGCGATCGTCGGGCAGTTCGTTGAGCACTTCCGAGAGAATGGCGGCGACGTCGCCGATGCCGTCGAGACTGCCCTGCACATGGGCGGAGGGTGCCTCGGCCCATTCCCGGCACATGGACGAAACCGAGATCAGGTGGCCGGCGAGGTTGCCGCTATCGACGGACGAGACGTAGCGCGGCTCCATCGTTTCGAGCGATCGCGTCCGGTACCAGTTGAAGAGATGGCCGCGGTATTTCGGCATGCGGTCGATCGTCGCGATCGTCTGCTCGAGCCGCGTGATCGTGTCTTCGAAACCGATCCAGCCGAAATCGCGCGCAGACATCACCGACAGGAGATAGACGCCGATATTGGTGGGTGACGTACGCTCCGCCAGCACCGGCTGCGGGGTTTCCTGGAAATTGTCCGGCGGCAGGAAGTTCTGCTCGGCGGTCACGAAGGTTTCGAAATAGCGCCAGGTACGCCGGGCGATCTTGCGCATCTCGTCGATTGCTTCATCCGACACGACCAGTTGGTCCTCGGTCTCGGCCGACTGGCTGACAAACCACGCAACCAGAGGCGAAGCCGCCCAAATCAGCGCGAAGGGGATGCCGATGTAGGGCAGTCCGGTATCGGACACCGCGGCAAGCGCCAATGAAATGACCGAGAGAGCCGGCGCCGTCCACATCGCGCCGAAATAATCGCGGATCGAGCCGTGGCCGGCGCTCTGAACCTGCGCGGCGGTGCGCCACTCGAGCATCAGTTTGCGGCTGACGAACGTGCGATAAAGCGAACGAACGGTCGCATCCGCCATCATTGCCGCATTGTGGGCGATGAAAACGATGCGGAGCGCAACTTGCGCGTTGGCAGCGCGAATCTCCGAGAGCACCGTATGCAGATGCGCCCGTGCGACGATGTCGTTGCGTCGCGGCATGATACCGTTGATCAGCGACAGGGTGGGAGCGACGAACAGGCTGAAGATCAGCACGATCTGCCAGATCAGCGCCTCGGTCGGCTCCATGTAGTACCAGCCCATGACCGAAGCGACGAGCCAGGCGACGGGGATCAGCGATCGGCGCAGGTTGTCGTACATCTTCCAGCGGCCGAGCATCGACAGGCCGTTCGCCGGATTGAAGATATAGGGCAGCAACTGCCAGTCGCCACGCGCCCAGCGATGCTGGCGCGACATTTCCACCTCGTAGCGGGTCGGGAAATCTTCGACGAGCTCGACATCGGTGACGAGCGCACAGCGAGCATAGGACCCTTCGAGCAGGTCGTGGCTGAGTACGGCATTTTCTTCGATCCGGCTCTTCAGCGCCGCCTCGAAGGCATCGACATGGTAGAGACCCTTGCCCGTGAAACTGCCTTCGCCGACGATGTCCTGATAGACGTCGGAAACCGTGAAGACATAGGGATCGATACCGCGGTTGATCGAGAAGATGCGCTGGAATGCGGAAGCCTCGCTGCCCGTGGTAAGCGAAGGCGTCACACGCGGTTGCAGCAGGCTGTAGCCGGTGAGCACTTCCTGCTTCTTGTTCACGACCGGCCGATTGATCGGATGGTAGAGCTTGCCGACCAGCTTCGTCACCGCGTCGCGCATCAGGCGGGTGTCGGAATCGAGCGTCATGACATACTGGACGCCGTCCGGTACCATGTTGGCGCCCTGCAGGAACGAGGTGTCACGGTCGCCGCGGAGCAGAAGGTTGAGCTCGTGGAGCTTGCCGCGCTTGCGCTCCCAGCCCATCCACACACCCTCGGCCTCGTTGAAGAGCCGGCGGCGATGCAGCAGGAAGAAGCGCGTCTTGCCGTCGTAGGCGTAGCGAGCGGCGAGCGAGGCGATTTCGTGCTTGGCATATTCGAGGACGTCCATGTCGGCCGGCGTTTCCTCGAACTTGCTGTCGGCCCAGTCGCTGAGCAGCGCGAAGGAGATTTCGCCCCGCGGGTTGGCGAGATAGTGGACCTCCAGATTGCGGACCAGTTCATCGACATGATCGCGCTTGGCGATCAGGCACGGGACGACGACGAGCGTGCGCGCATCTTCCGGGATGCCGTCGAGGAACTCGTAGCCGACAAGCCGCGAGGGTTTGACGACGAGCGTGACCAGCGTGTTGAACAGCCCCATCGCGCCTTCCGAAGCCGGCAGCGCGAACAATAGCAGCATGATCAGCTTCGCCCCGCTTGGAATTTCCATGGGGCTGACGAAGGCATAGACCGCGACCATCGCGAGAATGGTCAGAAGGATGTTCGGTCCGGCGATCGCGAACCAGCCGAGCTTGCGGCCGAAGCGGATGATGTGCTGGAGCGGCGACGGCGAATAGCCGATCCTGTTCTCCAACTCCTTGTACTGCGTGCCGACCAGGAAGGAGCCGACGTTCGGTTCCTGCAGCGGCGCTTCGACGGCCGCGGCGGCCCTTGCTTCCTCGACCATCTCGATCGCGATCTGGGTGACTTCATGCTCGCTGTGACCGGAGCGGCGCGCCAGTTTCTCGATCGTGTCCCGGTACTTGTTGCGCGAGCCGAAATCGAGCGAGGCATAGTCGGAGCCTTCGCGAAGCGTCGCGTCGATCTTGCTTACGCTCTCGAACCAGACGGCCCAATCCGTGTCGTCGATTTCGCGCAGGCTGCGGATGATGTTGCTCATCGTCGCGTTGCCGGAGCCCAGGCGATTCTGCTCGGCGACAAGCGCCTCCTCGACGTCGGTGCCGCGCCTTTCTAGCCGTTCCTCGATCCAGCCGATCACCGCGCCCGAAGTCTGCGAACCATCGCGCATGCGATAGAGCAGCTGCGCGATGAACGTGTTGTCGGCGGAACGTGCCTCCGATTCCGCAAGCAGCGTCCGGCACCTTTCGGGATCGTTCAGGCGCACGATCTGGTCGGCGACCTCGTTCGCCTTCTGCCGCATGCCGCGCGAGCGCTCGACCCGGATGGCGATCCGGCGCAGGTTCTCGATCAGCACGAAACGCAGGATCGACGGCAACGCCCACAACTCGCCGATCTTGAAGGTTTCATGCTGCTGGAAGCCCTCGACCATCGCGGTGATGTTTTCCCGCGAAACCATGCTGTGGGTGTGGGCGACATAAAGCCAGGCCAGCGCCATCGTGCGCGGGATGACGAGACCCGAGACCGAAAGCGTCGGCAATTGCCGATAGAACCTGCGCGGAAAATCGCGTCGGACTTCCTGGATCGCTT includes:
- the ndvB gene encoding cyclic beta-(1,2)-glucan synthase, translating into MTVSRNAPTPLGPSGPQSTWPNNESRADQPRLESETAAMLLQNKPSHSPRDPEAKQIDYNDSIRSTYFSIDDLRQCGENLALKGTSSLPGFFSFDFRARHRENEKEILRVYRTTAADVEAGSSITPAAEWLLDNHHVVEEAIQEVRRDFPRRFYRQLPTLSVSGLVIPRTMALAWLYVAHTHSMVSRENITAMVEGFQQHETFKIGELWALPSILRFVLIENLRRIAIRVERSRGMRQKANEVADQIVRLNDPERCRTLLAESEARSADNTFIAQLLYRMRDGSQTSGAVIGWIEERLERRGTDVEEALVAEQNRLGSGNATMSNIIRSLREIDDTDWAVWFESVSKIDATLREGSDYASLDFGSRNKYRDTIEKLARRSGHSEHEVTQIAIEMVEEARAAAAVEAPLQEPNVGSFLVGTQYKELENRIGYSPSPLQHIIRFGRKLGWFAIAGPNILLTILAMVAVYAFVSPMEIPSGAKLIMLLLFALPASEGAMGLFNTLVTLVVKPSRLVGYEFLDGIPEDARTLVVVPCLIAKRDHVDELVRNLEVHYLANPRGEISFALLSDWADSKFEETPADMDVLEYAKHEIASLAARYAYDGKTRFFLLHRRRLFNEAEGVWMGWERKRGKLHELNLLLRGDRDTSFLQGANMVPDGVQYVMTLDSDTRLMRDAVTKLVGKLYHPINRPVVNKKQEVLTGYSLLQPRVTPSLTTGSEASAFQRIFSINRGIDPYVFTVSDVYQDIVGEGSFTGKGLYHVDAFEAALKSRIEENAVLSHDLLEGSYARCALVTDVELVEDFPTRYEVEMSRQHRWARGDWQLLPYIFNPANGLSMLGRWKMYDNLRRSLIPVAWLVASVMGWYYMEPTEALIWQIVLIFSLFVAPTLSLINGIMPRRNDIVARAHLHTVLSEIRAANAQVALRIVFIAHNAAMMADATVRSLYRTFVSRKLMLEWRTAAQVQSAGHGSIRDYFGAMWTAPALSVISLALAAVSDTGLPYIGIPFALIWAASPLVAWFVSQSAETEDQLVVSDEAIDEMRKIARRTWRYFETFVTAEQNFLPPDNFQETPQPVLAERTSPTNIGVYLLSVMSARDFGWIGFEDTITRLEQTIATIDRMPKYRGHLFNWYRTRSLETMEPRYVSSVDSGNLAGHLISVSSMCREWAEAPSAHVQGSLDGIGDVAAILSEVLNELPDDRKTVRPLRHLIEERIAGFQNALAAVKREREFASIRVINLAVLARDMHKLAANLDHEVRTAQSAEVEKWAGSLVSTCEAHIADGVFDLGAIEALRQRLLVLKERARDIAFSMDFGFLFRPERRLLSIGYRVNANELDEACYDLLASEARLTSLFAIAKGDLPTEHWYKLGRPIVPIGARGALVSWSGSMFEYLMPPLVMQERQGGILNQTNNLVVQEQINHGRRLGTPWGISEAAFNARDHELTYQYTNFGVPTLGLKRGLGQNAVIAPYASILACMYDPKSALANLARLREVGALGAYGFHDAVDFTPTRIPEGQKCAVVRNYYAHHHGMSVAAVANVVFNGRLREWFHADPVIEAAELLLQEKAPRDIPVMNARREPESLGKGQADLLRPEVRVIEDPVTQDRETVFLSNGHYSIMLTATGAGYARWNGQSVTRWKPDPVEDRTGTFIFLRDTVTGDWWSATAEPRRAAGEKTMTRFGDDKAEFVKVVGDLTSEVECIVATEHDAEGRRVILLNTGTEDRFIEVTSYAEPVLATDDADSAHLAFSKMFLRTEISRQGDVIRVSRNKRSPGDADMEVAHLITDNAGSDRHTQAETDRRRFIGQGRTLSEAAAFDPGVTLSGTDGFTLDPVMSLRRVVRVPAGKKVSVIFWTIAAPNRETVDRAIDRYRHPETFNHELIHAWTRSQVQMRHVGVTSQEAATFQMLGRYLVYPDMHLRADTATVKSGLASQAALWPLAISGDFPIFCLRINDDGDLGIAREALRAQEYLRARGITADLVVINERASSYAQDLQHTLDSMCENLRLRGLSDGPRQHIFAVRRDLMEPETWSTLLSASRAVFHARNGTISDQIARATALYSKPAAKITESTQMLLPVIQEAGETAAAEISGDGLEFWNGFGGFADEGREYVVRLRGGEATPHPWINVISNEHFGFHVSAEGSAFSWSRNSRDYQLTPWTNDAVVNRPGEAIFVRDMASGSVLTPYAALSRRKSVVFEARHGLGYSRFASTQEELEIEAVHTVHRNLPTRLVRLSIRNRGASARQLRIYGYAEWVLGNIRGRMAPFVLPEWHDGAKALVATNPYSLDYAGRSAFLAIDAQVGSYTASRREFLGQAGSILAPQAVIAGAQLTGFTETDGDVCAALSSDLVIEPGAERQITFFLGDADNGDQMQSILTELRGTAFDTTLKAAKAFWSEFTGVVKVETPDRSFNHMVNHWLPYQSLGCRIMARSAFYQASGAYGFRDQLQDTLAFLVHRPELARAQILNAAARQFVEGDVQHWWLPGTGAGVRTMISDDVVWLAHAVAHYCAVTGSTDILGEKVPFIVGPSLEEGQHDNFFQPESADETADIYEHCARALDLAIKRTGANGLPLILGGDWNDGMNRVGIAGEGTSVWLGWFLAGALRAFLPHARERKDGSRATLWETHLEMLKAALDGAGWDDDYYRRGYYDDGTPLGSAENVECRIDSIAQSWSALSGEGEAERSRLAMDAVMAELVDPEKRIVRLFTPPLEKTQQDPGYIKAYPPGVRENGGQYTHAATWVVLAFAAQGRAEEAWRTFQMLNPVSHALSRDDAEHYRVEPYVVAADVYGEGELAGRGGWTWYTGSAGWLYRAGVEGILGIRLKGKKLVIRPVLPADWAGYSAEVRVNGATHRISVGRDSKTGEPIVSVNNSVTKNAHEGILL